Proteins encoded together in one Anaerotignum propionicum DSM 1682 window:
- the ilvD gene encoding dihydroxy-acid dehydratase, producing MRSDAMKTGSTKIPHRSLFKALGLTDEEIRRPMIGVVCAKNDIIPGHVHLDKIAEAVQAGIRIAGGTPFVFPAIGVCDGIAMGHSGMKYSLISREHIADSVEIMAMAHPFDALVFIPNCDKIVPGMLMAALRLNVPSIFVSGGPMMPGRTVDGKQITLSNAFEVVGAIGKEGITQEVLDDVENNACPGCGSCAGMFTANSMNCMTEVVGLGLPGNGTIPAISAARIRLAKEAGMKIMELLDKNICPKDIVTEKTLRNALHADMALGCSTNTILHLPAIAHAAGLKVDFEEINKISKETPHLVKLSPAGSDCLVDLDYAGGISAVIQELAEYGLFDTDVITCTGKTVKENIEKARVLDANVIRSKETAYSPDGGLAILWGNIAPDGAVVKKGAVLPEMLVHEGPAKVFNSEEESIEAILSDKVVAGDVVVIRYEGPKGGPGMREMLAPTASLAGKGLDNSVALITDGRFSGASKGASIGHVSPEAAAGGVIGLIQDGDVISIDMLNNKLELKVADEEIERRRSEFKPVLKEVPDGYLRRYRELVTSANTGAIFK from the coding sequence ATGAGAAGTGATGCAATGAAAACGGGGTCAACTAAGATTCCCCACAGGTCTTTGTTTAAAGCACTTGGGCTTACTGATGAGGAAATCAGAAGACCAATGATTGGTGTTGTTTGTGCCAAAAATGATATTATTCCGGGGCATGTTCACTTAGATAAAATTGCAGAGGCGGTACAGGCCGGTATCCGCATTGCGGGGGGAACCCCTTTTGTATTTCCTGCAATCGGCGTTTGCGACGGGATTGCTATGGGACATAGTGGCATGAAGTATTCTCTCATCAGCAGAGAACATATTGCAGATTCTGTAGAAATTATGGCAATGGCACATCCCTTTGATGCATTGGTTTTTATTCCCAATTGCGATAAAATCGTGCCCGGTATGCTTATGGCAGCGCTGAGACTGAATGTGCCCAGTATTTTTGTCAGTGGCGGCCCTATGATGCCCGGTAGAACGGTAGACGGCAAACAAATCACCCTCTCCAATGCCTTTGAAGTGGTTGGTGCCATTGGCAAAGAGGGGATTACCCAGGAAGTTTTAGATGATGTTGAAAATAATGCTTGTCCCGGGTGTGGTTCTTGCGCGGGTATGTTTACCGCAAACTCCATGAACTGCATGACAGAGGTTGTTGGTTTAGGATTACCCGGAAACGGAACCATTCCTGCCATCAGTGCCGCAAGAATTCGCTTGGCAAAGGAAGCAGGCATGAAGATTATGGAGCTGTTGGATAAGAATATTTGCCCGAAAGATATTGTAACCGAGAAAACCTTAAGGAACGCTTTGCATGCGGATATGGCTTTGGGTTGTTCAACAAATACAATTCTTCACTTACCTGCGATTGCCCATGCAGCTGGTTTAAAAGTTGATTTTGAAGAAATCAATAAAATCAGCAAGGAAACACCTCATCTTGTAAAGTTAAGTCCGGCGGGTTCAGATTGTTTGGTGGATTTGGATTATGCAGGAGGCATTAGTGCCGTTATTCAGGAATTGGCTGAGTACGGTTTGTTTGATACAGATGTAATAACCTGTACAGGGAAAACGGTGAAGGAAAATATTGAAAAGGCAAGAGTTCTAGATGCCAATGTAATACGCTCCAAAGAAACCGCTTATTCTCCTGATGGCGGCTTGGCAATTTTATGGGGAAATATTGCCCCTGACGGAGCAGTTGTTAAGAAGGGTGCGGTACTGCCCGAAATGTTGGTGCATGAAGGTCCTGCAAAGGTATTTAACAGCGAAGAGGAATCCATTGAGGCAATCTTAAGTGACAAGGTTGTTGCAGGTGATGTTGTAGTCATTCGTTATGAAGGCCCAAAGGGCGGCCCGGGTATGAGAGAAATGCTTGCCCCCACAGCTTCGTTGGCTGGAAAAGGTTTGGATAATAGCGTGGCATTGATTACTGATGGCAGATTTTCCGGTGCCTCAAAGGGTGCCTCCATTGGTCATGTTTCTCCCGAGGCAGCAGCAGGGGGTGTCATTGGCTTAATTCAAGATGGCGATGTTATTAGTATTGATATGCTCAATAATAAACTGGAGCTTAAGGTTGCTGACGAGGAAATCGAAAGAAGAAGAAGCGAATTTAAGCCGGTTTTGAAAGAAGTGCCTGATGGTTATTTGAGAAGATACAGAGAGCTGGTAACCAGTGCGAATACAGGGGCTATATTCAAATAA